The Desulfovibrio sp. G11 region CAAACAGGTAGTCTTCCATTGCCTCTGGTGACTGATGATTGAACACTACGGGATAAACAACGATGTGATCGCCGGGGCGGCAGTTTGTAACGCCTTCGCCCACCTTGACCACTATGCCTGCGCCATCGCTGCCCATGATCTGGTAGTCGAGATTATGACGGACTGCGTCAGGATCAATTTTGGCAAATCTCGCCAGACGGTCGAACGTGCTCACCGGTTTGCGTTTCAGCGCCCACAGGGTGTTGAAATTAAGAGCTCCGGCCATAACCTTTACAAGCACCTCGCCCGTACCGGGAACAGGAATGGGGATATCACGCTCAACGTGAATGGCGGCCCTGAGGCGCTCGTCTTCATCGGCAATTGCCATGAGCTTTTCATCTTCAGCTTTATAGAGCACCACAGCCCGCATGACTTTCTGTTTTTCAAGGGGCGTAATGGCATCTGAAACACTACTCAAACTGTTCATGGGCCGCTCCTTTATAAAATTTTCAGATGGTCAAAAACACTGCGCATAACAAGCTCGGAATGCGTCTGGATGAAAAAATGCCCTCCCGGCATCATGTGCATTTCCCACGAGGCCGCGGCAAAGCGTTCCCACTCCGCCACCACCTCCACGGGAACAACGTGGTCATCCAGACCGGCAAAGGCGACTATTGGCACGTGGATAGGACGCACCGGCTTTGGAGCCCAAGTTTCCAGCACGGTATAGTCCGCCCGGATGATGGGTTCAAAAAGTGCCATCAGCTCTTCATGCTCCAGAATTTCCTTGGGCACGCCACCGGTCTTAAAAATGAAAGACCTGAACGCATCTGAGGGAAGACCCCGGCAGGGAGGCCACCAGTTTTCGTGCGTGGGTTCCGATGCGCTGACAAAAAGGCACTCGGGCAAAGGCAAGCCTTCGCCCTGATGACGTATCGCCCACTCCGCAGCAACGGTTCCGCCCATTGAATGGCCGAAAAAGGCGTGACGATGCCCGATCCAGCATTGCGCGGCCTCCTGCAAACCGTCGATAAGCGAAGACATGTCCGTCAGGAGCTCTTCAGCCATGCGTGTGCCGTGACCGGGCATCTGCACCCGGCAGACAACCACGCCTGCCGGAGCATGTTGCTGCCATTGTCTGAAAAGGGCCGCATGCCCGCCTGCAAAATGCAGGCAGAACAGGATCAGGTCATCTGGGCCGGGTTTCTTGTCAAAGATAAGCCAGGGGCTGGTTTCAGGCATGCTGCTCTTCCCCGTCCGCTTCGTACCAGTCAATCAGCCGCCCTATCCACTCAAGCAGTTGCTTGCGCTTCAGGCAGTTGGCGTGATTACCCGGTGAAGATATCTTGTGAGCGCACCTTGCCCGTGAATTCCAGAATTCAAAGCCCATGCCCTGTCCGATGATTTCCTGGCTTTCCACAAAGGTGAAGGGCACGTCAGTTTCGCGGTATTCCGCGTTTTCGAGGATGGCGCACAGCCTGCCAAGGTTCTCAAGCAGCTCTGGCGAGGAGTGTCCGGCCATACCCATCACTATGCCTTCCAGAGAGTCTGGCGCCTTATGGATGCCTGGGGGAAGCGGCATGCAGTCGATCAGGATCAACCTGTCGACCACACGGCCAAGTTTGCGCAGCCGGTCTGCAGCCAGCCAGACCAGCAATCCGCCTGCGCAGTAACCGGCCAACCTCAGAGTGCCTTGCGGTTGCGTAAGGGAAATGTGGCGGCTGATGCGCTCAATGACGGTTTCCAGAGTATCCTTGTCCTTGGGAAGGACAGACACGGTTTTGACGCAGCCCAAAGGCCAGTATCGGGCAAATTCGTGAAAGCTGCTTCCGTCGGTGACAGCGTCGCCAAGGCAGAACAGCACGTCTGAAGATCCGGAATCGCGCAAGGTAGCCACATCGGACTGAACGTGCGCGTCCAGCGACTTTGCCATTTCACGCACAACGGGCTGATCGAATACCGTCTGGATTGAGAGCTTGATGCCGTACCGGCGTTTCAACAGTGTTTCAGCCCGCACGGCGGCAAGAGAATCCGCCCCGAGAGCGAACACGTTGTCCGAAGCCGTCACGGCAACTCCCAGCACTTCGCCCCAGATATCGCAAAGCATGGTTTCGGAAGGCGAACCGCTGGAACGTGTTTCAGGCGAAGCCGTACGCCTGTCTCCAGCGCAGAGCTCAATCAGCTCCGACCGGTCGACCTTTCCATTGGGCGTAAGGGGCATGCGCTCGATCACGTCGACAGAAGCCGGAATCATATACCGGGGGAGCCTTGCCTCAAGAAACAGCCGCACTGCCGCTTCTGACGGGCGGCGGCCCCCGTCTGCAGGCACGATAAAGGCGGCAAGCTGACGAGATTTGGCCAACACCACGGCGCAATGACCCACTTCGGGCATGGCTGCAAGAGCAGCCTCAACATCACCAAGCTCAATGCGGAACCCGCCCACCTTCACCTGCGAATCCGCACGGCCAAGAAATTCGATTTCGCCATCAGCATGCCTGACGCCCAGGTCTCCCGTCCGGTACAGCCTTTTCTGCGTAACAGGATGCCGGATGAAGCTTTTTTCCGTTTTTTCCTTATTATGCAGATAGCCCAGCGCAAGGGCTGCGCCGCCTATATACAGCTCGCCTGCAACGCCTCGGGGGCAGAAGCGCAGGTCGTCGTGCAGCACATGAAAGCTTTGCCCGGCAAGCGCCTTGCCATACGGCACACTTTGCCAGCCCGGTTGCGGATCGTCCGGCAGCATTTCATGGCAGATAGACCAGATGCCCGCCTCTGTCGCGCCGCCCAGGCTTACCATCCAGGCATGGGGAAAAAGCTCCGCGCTTTTTCCGGGCAGGCTCAGGGGAATACGGTCACCGCTCAAAAGAACCAGCCGGGGCGACCTGTCAGGCAATTCCCCGGACTCCAGCAGCATCTGCCAGAACATGGGTACAGAGTTCCAAACCGTAACGTCGTGCTCTTCCATCAGGCGCCGCCAGACATCCGGGGTTCGAACCTCGCCTTCAGCCGGAATGACAACAGCGCCTCCGGCAGTCCAGATGCCGAAGAAATCGTACACTGACAGATCGAATGTAAGAGACGACAAAGCCAGCACCCTGTCAGCCCATGTCACGGTGAAGCGGCGATTGATTTCCGCAATGGTGACCATCGCTCCGGCATGGCTCATCATAACGCCTTTCGGCGTTCCGGTTGTACCCGAAGTAAAGATGACGTAGGCAAGACTGTCGGGACTGGCCTGGAGGAACTTATCCGGCGCAACAGCATGTGAAGCGGTTTCGCCGATGGTTAACAGCCGGATATCATTCCAGGACTCTGGTTTTTCCGTAGATAGCGCGACAATGCAAACCGGCCTTGCTTCTTCAAGCACGGCCCGGCGTCGCAAAAGCGGCCAGTTGGGATCAATGGGCACATAGGCAGCACCGGCAAACAGCACGCCGAGCACGGCTGCAGCCTGACGCCAGCCCTTGGGCAGCGCCACCGCCACAAGAGGCGTATCTTCTCCGGCGGCAGCAAGCACCTTGCCCAGCCGATCAGCCAGACCAGCGGCTACGCTGAAAAGCTCCGCATAGGTAAGGCTGCGCTCGCCATCAACAACCGCCAGACGGTCAGGCTGTTCCCCGAAGTTTCGCAAAAATCCCGCATGCAGCAGCCCGGCAACAGCCCCAGCCTGTACGAATGCCTCTTCTTCCGGCACCTGCGCGGCGGGCGAAAAATCGCCCCAGGCTGTAGCGTCTTCGGCAAGACGTTCAAGCAGGCGACAATAAGCCCCGAACATGCTGCCGACCATACCTTCAGGAAACAGCTCTTCAACCGTATCCCAATAAATACTCAGCGTTCCGTCGCGGTCATGAACGTGGTTGTCTATCCAGACTTGTGGCGTCTGGCTGATATTGTAAATTTCGCGGCCCAGCGAGGAAAATCCGGCAATGGAAGAAGCAAACCCCGTATCGGCCATTTTTGCCAGGCCAAAGGTGCTGGTAAAGACCACCGGCATCCGCACGGATTCGGCTGACGCACCGTCACGGATTTTGCGCCGCATAACCTCAACACCGCTCATCTGGCAGAACTTTAGCCCGTCAAACGTCCTCTGCTGAACAGCCTTTACCTTGTCCGCAAAGGATTTGCTCCTGCCCGTTTCGCAACGCACCAGCACACTTGAGGTAAATTCGCCCACCACATTGTTGATGTCCGGATGCACAGGAAGCCGGGTAAAAACAGGCGCGTTCACGGTCAAATCGGGCGAACGGCTCCACAGACCTAGAACTTCCGCATAGGCGGCCAAAAGCACGGAAGAAAATGTTACGCCATGCCGCCCTGCGGCTGCCTTCAGGGCTTCCCAGACAGCAGGATTCATACGGTAGTCGTGCCGCACGAACCGTGGCTTACTGATGGATGCCGGATCCTTTGCCAGAGGCAGCGCCGGTGCCGGTGGCAGATGCCTGGCCTCTTCCTTCCAGTAGGTTTCCGCCTCGTGAAAAGCCTCCGTCGCCCGGTAGCGGTCCACCGCCGAAACGTAATCCCGAAAGGAGACAGCCTCCACCGGCAATGAAAGTTCCGGATCGTGGTAGAGCGATGCCCATTGGGCAAGGAGTATGCTGATGCTCCGGCCATCCATTACGACATTGTCCATGAGCACATGAAGACGCCGCACATCGCCAGAAAGCAGAGAAACTTCAATATCGAAAAGTGGCCAGACCGCAGGGTCGTGCACTTTGTGCGAAAGGCGGTCGCGCACCGCCTGAAGGGCCTCCTGCTGCTCGGCCTCAGGCCGATTTTCCAGATCATGAACCGTTATTCTGAACGGGGGTGTTTTTTCGAGCACCCGTTGCAATCCTTCCTCTTCGATAATTGTTCTCAGCGTATCGTGCCGGTCAATCAGCCGCTGCCAGGCCTCTTCAAGACGCGGCACATCCAGAGTTTCGCAGTCAAACTCTATATATCCCTGGCAAGCAGTATTCCCCAGGGCCATCCCCTGACGGCGGCCAACCCAGTAGGCTCTCTGCACGTCTGTCAGACGAAAAGGCTCATATTTTTTTTCCGGCTCGGGAATGAGCAGATCAGCGAGAGCACTTGCTGTTGCAGTTTCCAGCTTCAAGTCAGGCAGCAGCTTTGCGGCCATTTTTTCAATACAAAAATCCTGCAACAAGCTGCTGGGAGAAATCTTGATGCCCAGAGCCTTTTCAAGACCATCGGACATTTCGATAAACATCAGCGAATCAACACCCAGATCGAAAAGGCTGACCGTATGGTCAACGGCCTCGGGCGCGATCTTCAAAAGCTCGGCAAACCTGCCCGTGAGCCATCGTTCCAGCAATGTGCGCCGTTCAGCTTCTTCGGCTGCGCCCCGAAGCGAAGCGAGAATATCCTGCCGGGCAGAAGCAGTATCCTGAGCCGGACTGATACTGGAAGACACACGGTTTTCCGCTTCTGCACGGGCACTGCCTGCAACATTTTTGAAATATGCCGGAGCGCGGTGCCCGAACTGGCGCATCAACCGTGCCCAGTCAACCTTCATGACAGCCAGATGCGAAACATCACGCTCCTGTACGGCTGCCAGAAGTGCCAATGCTTCAGAGGGGGCAAGGCTATGAAGCCCGCCATTTCTGAGATGATCGGCCTGCGCCGGGTCCGAAACCGTGCCCACATCCTTCCAGGCCCCCCAACTGATGGAAAGCGCAGGCAAGCCCTGCCCTTTCCGCCAGACCGCCAGCGCGTCCAGATATGTGTTGGCGGCCACATAGTGCGGCAGGCTGTAGGCCGGCACCACACTTACAGAAGAAGAAAACAGCACCATCTGGTCCAGATGCATCCGCCGGGCAATGGACAACCGATGAAGATTCCACGCGCCCTGTACCTTGGGAGCCAAAATCTGGCGGAAAGCATCCCACGGCGCACGCTCATCAGCATCATGCACCCTTTTGACCACCGCGCAGTGGTAAATGCCCCGCACTGGAGCACTCTCCTCCAAAGAGCCAACAGCCCGGTCAAGGGCAGCATAATCTGTGACGTCCACCTGGACGGCAACGACTGTGCACTCCTGTTTTTCGAATCCGGAAAGTATGCCCGCTGTCACAGTGTCCGGAGCATGACGGCTGACAAGCGCTATATTGCGAAAGCCTTTTGCCGCAAGCTCTTCAGCCAGCGTAAGGCCAATGCCGCCAAGCCCCCCAACAATCACCTGCCAGCCCGTCTTGTCGGGAGAAGCATTGTTCAGGGGAAAATCGGAAACAGCGCAACGCTCCAGTCTCGGCACCAGCCACTGGTCGTCCGCGATGGCATTAAGTTC contains the following coding sequences:
- a CDS encoding thioesterase II family protein gives rise to the protein MPETSPWLIFDKKPGPDDLILFCLHFAGGHAALFRQWQQHAPAGVVVCRVQMPGHGTRMAEELLTDMSSLIDGLQEAAQCWIGHRHAFFGHSMGGTVAAEWAIRHQGEGLPLPECLFVSASEPTHENWWPPCRGLPSDAFRSFIFKTGGVPKEILEHEELMALFEPIIRADYTVLETWAPKPVRPIHVPIVAFAGLDDHVVPVEVVAEWERFAAASWEMHMMPGGHFFIQTHSELVMRSVFDHLKIL
- a CDS encoding non-ribosomal peptide synthetase, coding for MMKSYEDRVDAIAVIGASGRFPKAGTLEDFWAALRDGKNCTDTVGLEILKSSGVTDAELDAEGYVTAMGRLDGVMEFDAGFFGLSAHDASLIDPQQRKFIECSYEALEEAGYAFDSPDRRIGVYASASHSSYLPSAILGAGTARVTEALQMAIGNDRDYLATRVSNLLNLTGPSLTVQTACSSSLTAIHLACQSLLAGECDMALAGGVSITLPQTEGYHYREGLILSRSGVCRPFDALADGTVNGNGVGVILLKPLDVALRDGDLVRAIIRGTAVNNDGSDKAGYTAPSVRGEAAIISEALAVSGVGAEEVGFVSTHGTATAIGDPIEVEALARVFETAQTESCTLGAVKANIGHLDAAAGVAGFLEAMLALEYKELPPVAGFNTPNPGLRLHETPFVIRKKAVAWNADKRFAVANAFGFGGTNVSVILEEAPKRENRGANAGTGPFILPLSAPTPEALRILMQAWQACLENCENVADACWTAACRRNHFACRTAVVGQTREDILRALKEKTREDRADGADPAGKTSLKNPNFPAAEFLHCLCVSFEKIRTVVKRQAVSASLTVEAALAQQNFCTDMLADICREIGIDAHELQFVPGDSVQENSVLFLRKVAEAYEAGGSVRWGFLLAGRMAKIPLTPFSRTEHCHALAHRREWVPSDPVSSAQAAAARMAVSAEYILEPELLAQREVLLENLCAAGVARAFARLGFPARATLAGALEAMRIPSRFSQLAERLVEALHERGMLQSEGDCYLNLEEISDARFDALKGATQSVWDAWGAMKQMVVSTVDHLPDMLQGRLDLRETFMPKGDLSGARRVYSELPNSTYFNSLVREHVREWLACAASGGAVRIFEIGGGTAATTERILPLLPPNRASYTFTDVSPVFLRQAQERFAEYDFLRTGIFNMEESPEKQGFETGIHDIVIAANVLHAAEDLTQAVRHASSLLRPGGLLLLYEITRANFLGEITTGLLLPNITDRDVRGIQPMASNDLWKDILASNGFEDVRILPHEGQRSAVLPDRVISARRRTQADHMDMDVALPRNCTYQTVWKPKKVMGGSVSLGMVLLLAGNGDVPLFETAAQQRGLLVRHVPESLTAADLQEWTRGHSLCTVLDARAMSETEPSHDCVEQERLCGGLLKLLAEFTSADCPGVEWNWISLTWGAAAKVLHPQQAAFWGMNRVVEMGHPEFHLKQFDLADKTARAVETVFDVLQSGSSEELNAIADDQWLVPRLERCAVSDFPLNNASPDKTGWQVIVGGLGGIGLTLAEELAAKGFRNIALVSRHAPDTVTAGILSGFEKQECTVVAVQVDVTDYAALDRAVGSLEESAPVRGIYHCAVVKRVHDADERAPWDAFRQILAPKVQGAWNLHRLSIARRMHLDQMVLFSSSVSVVPAYSLPHYVAANTYLDALAVWRKGQGLPALSISWGAWKDVGTVSDPAQADHLRNGGLHSLAPSEALALLAAVQERDVSHLAVMKVDWARLMRQFGHRAPAYFKNVAGSARAEAENRVSSSISPAQDTASARQDILASLRGAAEEAERRTLLERWLTGRFAELLKIAPEAVDHTVSLFDLGVDSLMFIEMSDGLEKALGIKISPSSLLQDFCIEKMAAKLLPDLKLETATASALADLLIPEPEKKYEPFRLTDVQRAYWVGRRQGMALGNTACQGYIEFDCETLDVPRLEEAWQRLIDRHDTLRTIIEEEGLQRVLEKTPPFRITVHDLENRPEAEQQEALQAVRDRLSHKVHDPAVWPLFDIEVSLLSGDVRRLHVLMDNVVMDGRSISILLAQWASLYHDPELSLPVEAVSFRDYVSAVDRYRATEAFHEAETYWKEEARHLPPAPALPLAKDPASISKPRFVRHDYRMNPAVWEALKAAAGRHGVTFSSVLLAAYAEVLGLWSRSPDLTVNAPVFTRLPVHPDINNVVGEFTSSVLVRCETGRSKSFADKVKAVQQRTFDGLKFCQMSGVEVMRRKIRDGASAESVRMPVVFTSTFGLAKMADTGFASSIAGFSSLGREIYNISQTPQVWIDNHVHDRDGTLSIYWDTVEELFPEGMVGSMFGAYCRLLERLAEDATAWGDFSPAAQVPEEEAFVQAGAVAGLLHAGFLRNFGEQPDRLAVVDGERSLTYAELFSVAAGLADRLGKVLAAAGEDTPLVAVALPKGWRQAAAVLGVLFAGAAYVPIDPNWPLLRRRAVLEEARPVCIVALSTEKPESWNDIRLLTIGETASHAVAPDKFLQASPDSLAYVIFTSGTTGTPKGVMMSHAGAMVTIAEINRRFTVTWADRVLALSSLTFDLSVYDFFGIWTAGGAVVIPAEGEVRTPDVWRRLMEEHDVTVWNSVPMFWQMLLESGELPDRSPRLVLLSGDRIPLSLPGKSAELFPHAWMVSLGGATEAGIWSICHEMLPDDPQPGWQSVPYGKALAGQSFHVLHDDLRFCPRGVAGELYIGGAALALGYLHNKEKTEKSFIRHPVTQKRLYRTGDLGVRHADGEIEFLGRADSQVKVGGFRIELGDVEAALAAMPEVGHCAVVLAKSRQLAAFIVPADGGRRPSEAAVRLFLEARLPRYMIPASVDVIERMPLTPNGKVDRSELIELCAGDRRTASPETRSSGSPSETMLCDIWGEVLGVAVTASDNVFALGADSLAAVRAETLLKRRYGIKLSIQTVFDQPVVREMAKSLDAHVQSDVATLRDSGSSDVLFCLGDAVTDGSSFHEFARYWPLGCVKTVSVLPKDKDTLETVIERISRHISLTQPQGTLRLAGYCAGGLLVWLAADRLRKLGRVVDRLILIDCMPLPPGIHKAPDSLEGIVMGMAGHSSPELLENLGRLCAILENAEYRETDVPFTFVESQEIIGQGMGFEFWNSRARCAHKISSPGNHANCLKRKQLLEWIGRLIDWYEADGEEQHA